One Oligoflexus sp. DNA window includes the following coding sequences:
- a CDS encoding MoxR family ATPase yields the protein MPERLQFKGTRNYIASPELQEIVNVACDLERPLLIRGEPGTGKTVLAKAVAESLGLPLLTWHVKSTSKAQDGLYVYDTVQRLNDSRFGTGDVHDIKRYIKLGPLGKAFQSPDRSVVLIDEIDKADLEFPNDLLHELDMMSFYIPETGETITAAKRPVVIISSNAEKELPDAFLRRCIFHYISFPEAEEMRRILKVHHPNVEEKLIGQCLVRFYWLRDQSEIRKKPSTSELVDWIGALVRGGIDPKQLEKDLPFLGVLLKKESDLQALRQNQRRNSRF from the coding sequence ATGCCTGAACGTTTGCAATTCAAAGGAACCCGCAACTACATCGCCTCACCGGAGCTGCAGGAAATTGTCAACGTCGCCTGTGATCTGGAAAGGCCGCTTTTGATCCGCGGCGAGCCTGGGACCGGAAAAACTGTGCTGGCCAAGGCTGTGGCGGAATCCTTGGGCCTGCCGCTCCTGACCTGGCATGTAAAATCCACCTCGAAGGCGCAGGATGGACTTTATGTTTACGATACGGTGCAGCGCCTGAATGATTCCCGCTTCGGCACGGGAGATGTGCATGACATCAAGCGTTACATTAAACTTGGACCCTTGGGAAAAGCCTTTCAATCCCCGGATCGCAGCGTGGTCCTGATCGATGAAATCGACAAGGCCGACCTGGAATTCCCGAATGACCTTCTGCATGAACTCGATATGATGAGCTTTTACATACCGGAAACGGGCGAGACCATCACCGCTGCGAAACGCCCTGTGGTCATCATCAGCTCGAACGCCGAGAAAGAACTGCCCGATGCCTTTCTCCGCCGCTGCATTTTCCACTACATCTCGTTTCCAGAGGCCGAGGAGATGCGCCGCATTCTGAAGGTGCACCATCCGAACGTCGAGGAAAAACTCATCGGCCAGTGCCTCGTCCGTTTCTACTGGCTGCGGGATCAAAGCGAAATCCGCAAAAAACCCTCGACCAGCGAGCTTGTCGATTGGATCGGGGCGCTCGTGCGGGGCGGCATCGATCCGAAGCAGCTGGAAAAAGACCTGCCGTTCCTTGGCGTCCTTTTGAAAAAGGAAAGCGACCTG